In Saccharothrix violaceirubra, the following are encoded in one genomic region:
- a CDS encoding MBOAT family O-acyltransferase: MSFASPLFLWFFLPVVLAVLLIVRPSWRNGVVAVASLFFYATGAGGTTFLLIACMVANYLAGARLEPGGTRTDHERRNLLVAVIVFDLAVLVVWKYLGFATEQLHAIASVIGADLPVVHLALPIGISFYTFHHISYVVDVYRGERTALKDPVSFVAYIAMFPQLIAGPIVRFREISDQLPQERTHRLDDIAAGFPRFALGLCKKVIVADSIAPLVDACFATPADRMTFAVAWLGAIGYTLQLYFDFSGYSDMAIGLGRMLGFRLPENFARPYSAVTITEFWRRWHMSLSRWFRDYVYIPLGGNRGGTALTYRNLAIVFVLTGFWHGANWTFLAWGLFHGALLVLERRFGWHSAPDSRSRAIVRRIATVVLVAFGWVFFRSADLGTAWTIIGTMLVPDFAGLPEAVASAATNQRIALLLIAAIVLFLPDHPVTGPFIESSRGRIATTARVSLMTVGVVYSAILIASGTFSPFLYYQF; the protein is encoded by the coding sequence ATGTCGTTCGCCTCGCCCCTGTTCCTGTGGTTCTTCCTACCGGTCGTGCTGGCGGTCCTGCTGATCGTCCGGCCGTCGTGGCGCAACGGGGTCGTGGCGGTCGCCAGCCTCTTCTTCTACGCGACCGGTGCCGGCGGCACGACGTTCCTGCTGATCGCGTGCATGGTGGCGAACTACCTGGCCGGTGCGCGGCTGGAGCCGGGCGGGACGCGGACCGACCACGAGCGGCGGAACCTGCTCGTCGCGGTGATCGTCTTCGACCTGGCCGTGCTGGTCGTGTGGAAGTACCTCGGGTTCGCGACCGAGCAGCTGCACGCCATCGCGTCGGTCATCGGCGCCGATCTGCCCGTCGTGCACCTGGCGCTGCCGATCGGCATCTCGTTCTACACGTTCCACCACATCTCGTACGTGGTCGACGTGTACCGGGGCGAGCGGACCGCGCTCAAGGACCCGGTCTCGTTCGTCGCCTACATCGCGATGTTCCCGCAGTTGATCGCCGGGCCGATCGTGCGGTTCCGCGAGATCTCCGACCAGCTCCCGCAGGAGCGGACGCACCGGCTCGACGACATCGCGGCCGGGTTCCCCCGGTTCGCACTCGGGCTGTGCAAGAAGGTGATCGTCGCCGACTCGATCGCGCCGCTGGTCGACGCGTGCTTCGCCACCCCGGCGGACCGGATGACGTTCGCCGTGGCGTGGCTCGGCGCGATCGGCTACACGCTCCAGCTCTACTTCGACTTCTCCGGCTACTCGGACATGGCGATCGGGCTCGGGCGGATGCTGGGTTTCCGGTTGCCGGAGAACTTCGCGCGACCGTACTCGGCGGTGACGATCACCGAGTTCTGGCGGCGTTGGCACATGTCGCTGTCACGCTGGTTCCGCGACTACGTCTACATCCCGTTGGGCGGCAACCGGGGCGGCACGGCGTTGACGTACCGCAATCTCGCGATCGTTTTCGTGCTCACCGGATTCTGGCACGGCGCGAACTGGACCTTCCTCGCATGGGGTTTGTTCCACGGTGCACTGCTTGTTCTCGAACGCCGTTTCGGATGGCATTCCGCACCCGATTCCCGAAGTCGCGCGATCGTGCGCAGGATTGCGACCGTGGTACTTGTCGCATTCGGCTGGGTGTTCTTCCGCTCAGCCGACCTCGGCACCGCGTGGACGATCATCGGCACCATGCTGGTCCCCGATTTCGCCGGTCTGCCGGAGGCGGTGGCGTCGGCCGCGACGAATCAGCGGATCGCGCTCCTGCTGATCGCCGCGATCGTGTTGTTCCTGCCGGACCACCCGGTCACCGGCCCGTTCATCGAGTCGTCGCGCGGCCGGATCGCCACGACCGCACGGGTGTCGCTGATGACGGTCGGTGTCGTGTACTCGGCGATCCTGATCGCGAGCGGCACGTTCAGCCCGTTCCTCTACTACCAGTTCTGA
- a CDS encoding metal ABC transporter permease, which translates to MFDLQLTGELLGYGFVQQMLVAGAVLGVVAGLLGPLVVTRRMAFAVHGTSELAFTGGAAALLVGVGVGYGALAGSVIAALLLGLLSRRDSDRDSVIGAILAFGLGLGVLFLALYKGRAANKFGLLTGQVVSVGSTDLWLLIGSSVAVLLVLAFIYRPLHFASVDVAVATARGVPVRTLSVVFAVLVGIATALSVQIVGALLVLSLMITPAAAAARVTASPLRASALAVVFAEVSVLGGMLLSLAPGVPVSAFVTAVSFLIYLVCRLVSRPAVRRV; encoded by the coding sequence GTGTTCGACCTCCAGTTGACCGGCGAACTGCTCGGGTACGGGTTCGTCCAGCAGATGCTCGTCGCCGGCGCCGTGCTCGGCGTCGTGGCCGGGTTGTTGGGACCGCTCGTGGTCACCCGGCGCATGGCGTTCGCGGTGCACGGCACGAGCGAACTCGCCTTCACCGGTGGTGCCGCGGCGCTGCTCGTCGGCGTCGGTGTCGGCTACGGGGCGTTGGCCGGTTCGGTGATCGCGGCCCTGCTGCTGGGCCTGCTGTCCCGGCGCGACTCCGACCGCGACTCGGTCATCGGCGCGATCCTGGCCTTCGGCCTCGGGCTCGGCGTGCTGTTCCTGGCCCTCTACAAGGGCCGTGCGGCCAACAAGTTCGGCCTGCTGACCGGTCAGGTGGTCAGCGTCGGGTCCACCGACCTGTGGCTGCTCATCGGGTCGTCGGTCGCCGTCCTGCTCGTGCTGGCCTTCATCTACCGGCCGCTGCACTTCGCGTCCGTCGACGTGGCGGTGGCGACCGCGCGCGGGGTGCCCGTGCGCACGCTGTCGGTCGTGTTCGCGGTCCTGGTGGGCATCGCCACGGCGTTGAGCGTGCAGATCGTCGGCGCGCTGCTCGTGCTCTCGCTGATGATCACGCCCGCCGCCGCTGCCGCCCGGGTCACGGCGTCGCCGTTGCGGGCGAGCGCGCTGGCCGTGGTGTTCGCCGAGGTCTCGGTGCTGGGCGGGATGCTGCTGTCGCTGGCCCCCGGCGTGCCGGTCAGCGCGTTCGTGACGGCCGTGTCGTTCCTGATCTACCTGGTCTGCCGCCTGGTGTCGCGGCCGGCCGTGCGCCGGGTCTGA
- a CDS encoding GGDEF domain-containing protein: MKNSLTDQKASGAVGRLRFRDWDVWSLRPAALAYFLIVEAVVGTAAVWLLTTLGSVDRADWMRFGAVMFALTVHLTIVRRAEEARRDESSGPHIDLTSVWTFAAAIALPGALVVLVTVWMRILVQPIARRQPHRFVFSSASILGGTMLAWAVVHLSGLSLLATGDVVTDLGLVLVLIVAAVLNWSVQGMNIAAALKIVTPHTRMVEFLGSRADNMLELSTLGAGAMLGMLMTTHWVGPLLLVFPVILVNSLLNKASERRAHLERLVREQERLQARLTEDAHTDFRTGLLNTAGLVEYAGRLTDRCARDGQPVTVLAVDLDHFKRINDTWGHPAGNAVLAEVGRILRGKLRPGDVAGRDGGEEFVVVLANTGLSEGVLIAERIRGAIGGMTVVTTDKHRNNVALRGRDLPYAEGPELRAISASIGVAVLPENGDSLASGQHSADTALYAAKENGRNQVRVAGLDIRPRRLPVPRVDEPEITRSA, translated from the coding sequence GTGAAGAACAGTCTGACTGACCAGAAGGCATCTGGGGCAGTCGGCCGTCTCCGGTTCCGCGACTGGGACGTCTGGTCGCTGCGGCCTGCTGCGCTCGCCTACTTCCTGATCGTCGAAGCGGTGGTGGGCACCGCCGCCGTTTGGCTGCTGACCACGCTCGGCAGCGTCGACCGGGCCGATTGGATGCGGTTCGGCGCGGTGATGTTCGCGCTCACGGTCCACCTGACGATCGTGCGGCGTGCCGAAGAGGCGCGGCGCGACGAGTCGTCCGGGCCGCACATCGACCTCACGTCGGTGTGGACGTTCGCGGCGGCGATCGCCCTGCCCGGCGCCCTGGTCGTGCTGGTCACGGTGTGGATGCGCATCCTGGTCCAACCCATCGCCCGGCGGCAGCCGCACCGGTTCGTGTTCTCCTCCGCCAGCATCCTGGGCGGCACGATGCTCGCGTGGGCCGTGGTCCACCTGTCGGGATTGTCGTTGCTCGCCACCGGCGACGTGGTGACGGACCTGGGCCTGGTGCTCGTGCTGATCGTCGCGGCGGTCCTGAACTGGTCCGTACAGGGCATGAACATCGCGGCGGCGTTGAAGATCGTCACCCCGCACACCCGGATGGTCGAGTTCCTCGGCTCGCGGGCGGACAACATGCTGGAGCTGAGCACGCTCGGCGCCGGTGCCATGCTCGGCATGCTGATGACCACGCACTGGGTGGGTCCGCTGCTGCTGGTGTTCCCGGTGATCCTGGTCAACTCGCTGCTCAACAAGGCGTCCGAGCGGCGGGCCCACCTGGAGCGGCTGGTCCGCGAGCAGGAACGCCTCCAGGCGCGGCTCACCGAGGACGCGCACACGGACTTCCGCACGGGTCTGCTCAACACCGCCGGGCTGGTCGAGTACGCGGGCCGGCTGACCGACCGGTGCGCCCGCGACGGCCAGCCGGTGACCGTGCTGGCGGTCGACCTCGACCACTTCAAGCGGATCAACGACACGTGGGGCCACCCGGCGGGCAACGCCGTGCTGGCCGAGGTGGGGCGCATCCTGCGGGGGAAGCTCCGGCCGGGCGACGTGGCGGGCCGCGACGGCGGCGAGGAGTTCGTCGTGGTCCTGGCCAACACGGGCCTGAGCGAGGGCGTGCTGATCGCCGAGCGCATCCGCGGCGCGATCGGCGGGATGACGGTCGTGACGACGGACAAGCACCGAAACAACGTGGCCCTGCGCGGCCGGGACCTGCCGTACGCGGAGGGGCCGGAGCTGCGCGCCATCTCGGCGTCGATCGGCGTGGCCGTGCTGCCGGAGAACGGCGACTCGCTGGCGTCGGGCCAGCACAGCGCCGACACGGCCCTCTACGCGGCCAAGGAGAACGGCCGCAACCAGGTGCGCGTGGCCGGTCTGGACATCCGGCCCCGACGTCTTCCCGTGCCGCGCGTGGACGAACCGGAGATCACCCGGTCCGCCTGA
- a CDS encoding metal ABC transporter ATP-binding protein: protein MTAGIAERSVTSAVALRGARLAYGDRVLWDGLDLDVAPGEFVAVLGPNGSGKTSLMRVLLGLQPLSTGTVEVAGGPRRIGYIPQQRAISSLGLRGRDLVGFGLDGHAWGLGFRRRAERRIKVDAALAAVGAAAYADAPVGVLSGGEQQRLRVAQALVGDPAVLLCDEPLLSLDLAHQRVVSDLIDARRRAAGTAVLFVTHEINPILPLVDRVLYLVDGRFEVGTPAEVMTSATLSRLYRTNVEVVRVRDQIHVVGAQHVCEDEPHHAEGD, encoded by the coding sequence ATGACGGCCGGGATCGCGGAGCGGTCGGTGACGAGCGCGGTCGCGTTGCGCGGTGCCCGACTCGCCTACGGGGACCGGGTGCTGTGGGACGGCCTCGACCTCGACGTGGCACCGGGGGAGTTCGTCGCCGTGCTCGGACCCAACGGGTCGGGCAAGACCAGCCTCATGCGCGTGCTGCTCGGCCTCCAGCCGTTGAGCACGGGCACGGTCGAGGTCGCCGGCGGGCCGCGCCGGATCGGCTACATCCCGCAGCAGCGGGCGATCTCCTCGCTCGGCCTGCGCGGGCGCGACCTGGTCGGGTTCGGCCTCGACGGGCATGCCTGGGGCCTGGGGTTCCGCCGCCGCGCCGAACGCCGGATCAAGGTGGACGCGGCGCTCGCGGCCGTGGGCGCCGCCGCCTACGCGGACGCGCCGGTCGGCGTGCTGTCCGGCGGCGAGCAGCAACGGCTGCGGGTCGCCCAGGCGCTGGTCGGCGACCCGGCCGTGCTGCTGTGCGACGAGCCGCTGCTGTCGCTCGACCTCGCCCACCAGCGGGTCGTGAGCGACCTGATCGACGCCCGCCGGCGCGCGGCCGGCACCGCGGTGCTGTTCGTGACCCACGAGATCAACCCGATCCTGCCGCTGGTCGACCGGGTGCTCTACCTGGTCGACGGTCGGTTCGAGGTGGGCACTCCCGCCGAGGTCATGACCTCGGCGACGCTGTCGCGGCTGTACCGGACGAACGTGGAGGTGGTCCGGGTGCGCGACCAGATCCACGTGGTCGGCGCGCAGCACGTGTGCGAGGACGAGCCGCACCACGCGGAGGGGGACTGA
- a CDS encoding metal ABC transporter solute-binding protein, Zn/Mn family produces the protein MTVRNALLGVVTALTALTLTACGTAATGPAEGGRIKAVSSTNVWGSVVAAVGGDAVDVTSIISDPSGDPHSYEARPADVAAVRDADLVIFNGGGYDDFFATLIGPGSESARKIETFPLSGKASGHDEPPAEAGHDHEVNEHVWYDLETVRKVADQVAADLSAIKPGNKASFESNAADFTRRIEELKTKVEGIGRGKRVLETEPVSHYLLDLAGTESATPAEFVEAVENESDIPAAALAQVLDLVGKKEVAAVVHNTQTGNAAITQLVGKAAEVGVPVVEVTETLPVAAAGYLDWMTKQVDALAAALRG, from the coding sequence ATGACCGTGCGTAACGCCCTGCTGGGGGTGGTGACAGCCCTGACCGCGCTGACCCTGACCGCCTGTGGCACGGCCGCCACCGGTCCGGCCGAGGGCGGCCGGATCAAGGCCGTCTCGTCGACGAACGTGTGGGGTTCGGTCGTCGCGGCGGTCGGCGGCGACGCCGTCGACGTCACGTCGATCATCTCCGACCCGTCCGGCGACCCGCACTCCTACGAGGCCAGGCCCGCCGACGTCGCGGCCGTCCGCGACGCCGACCTGGTGATCTTCAACGGCGGCGGGTACGACGACTTCTTCGCCACCCTGATCGGCCCCGGGTCCGAGTCGGCGCGCAAGATCGAGACCTTCCCGTTGTCCGGCAAGGCGTCCGGGCACGACGAGCCCCCCGCCGAAGCCGGTCACGACCACGAGGTCAACGAGCACGTCTGGTACGACCTGGAGACCGTGCGCAAGGTCGCCGACCAGGTCGCCGCGGACCTGTCCGCGATCAAGCCCGGGAACAAGGCGTCCTTCGAGTCCAACGCCGCGGACTTCACCCGGCGCATCGAGGAGCTGAAGACCAAGGTCGAGGGCATCGGCCGGGGCAAGCGCGTGCTGGAGACCGAGCCGGTCTCGCACTACCTGCTCGACCTCGCGGGCACCGAGAGCGCGACCCCCGCCGAGTTCGTCGAGGCGGTCGAGAACGAGAGCGACATCCCGGCCGCGGCCCTCGCCCAGGTGCTCGACCTGGTCGGGAAGAAGGAGGTCGCGGCGGTCGTGCACAACACGCAGACCGGCAACGCGGCCATCACCCAGCTCGTCGGCAAGGCGGCCGAGGTGGGCGTCCCGGTCGTGGAGGTCACCGAGACGCTCCCGGTCGCGGCGGCGGGTTACCTTGACTGGATGACGAAGCAGGTCGACGCGCTCGCCGCGGCGCTGCGCGGATGA
- a CDS encoding MFS transporter, with protein MTSGGTLRALVGNREFRGLWIGSTVSTAGDQLAAVALSLLVFERTQSAAWTALTWALTLFPPLVSGPLLGWVADRYPRRTVMVCCAWLQAVLVGLMAIPGVPLWIMIVLLVTVLMISSPFLAAQEASLPSVLPEKRYDDGVALFGTSVDVAQMAGLAAAGFIVTQSSPQLALALDAATFVLVAVLVQLSVRFRPAADPHGGTHRNPEAPRGAFALLVTEPRLRSLMGMRLLAGLAMVPEGLAVPLAASLDAVWAVGLILAIEPAANVLGVAVLFRFVRDPAKRERLIGPLAILSLAPLVMFALDPNLTWTIALLVIAGMAGAYHTPARSAWMRLLPDAYRGRAYGIGRAALRSSQGGGMAVAGVVAHAVGSVTATIAGAGGIGLLLATQATVSWRRARARNDPEAVAI; from the coding sequence GTGACCTCCGGCGGAACCCTGCGCGCACTCGTCGGCAACCGCGAGTTCCGGGGACTGTGGATCGGCTCGACGGTGTCGACCGCCGGCGACCAGCTCGCGGCCGTCGCCCTGTCGCTGCTGGTGTTCGAACGCACCCAGTCGGCCGCGTGGACGGCGCTGACGTGGGCGCTGACCCTGTTCCCGCCGCTGGTCTCCGGGCCGCTGCTCGGCTGGGTCGCCGACCGCTACCCACGACGCACGGTCATGGTGTGCTGCGCGTGGCTGCAAGCCGTGCTCGTCGGCCTGATGGCGATACCCGGCGTGCCGTTGTGGATCATGATAGTCCTGCTCGTCACCGTATTGATGATCTCGTCGCCGTTCCTGGCCGCGCAGGAGGCGAGCCTGCCGTCCGTGCTGCCGGAGAAGCGGTACGACGACGGCGTCGCCCTGTTCGGCACCTCGGTGGACGTCGCCCAGATGGCGGGTCTGGCGGCGGCGGGCTTCATCGTCACGCAATCGAGCCCGCAACTGGCCCTCGCGCTCGACGCGGCCACGTTCGTGCTGGTCGCGGTGCTCGTCCAGCTCTCGGTGCGGTTCCGACCGGCCGCCGACCCGCACGGCGGGACCCATCGGAATCCCGAAGCTCCGCGAGGAGCTTTCGCCCTGCTCGTCACGGAACCGCGTCTGCGCTCTCTTATGGGTATGCGACTTCTCGCGGGACTGGCCATGGTGCCCGAGGGGCTCGCCGTGCCGCTGGCCGCGAGTCTGGACGCGGTGTGGGCCGTCGGCCTGATCCTGGCGATCGAACCGGCGGCGAACGTGCTCGGCGTCGCCGTGCTGTTCCGGTTCGTGCGGGACCCGGCGAAGCGGGAGCGGCTCATCGGCCCGCTGGCGATCCTGTCGCTGGCGCCGCTGGTGATGTTCGCGCTCGACCCGAACCTGACGTGGACGATCGCGTTGCTCGTGATCGCCGGCATGGCCGGGGCGTACCACACGCCCGCGCGCTCGGCGTGGATGCGACTGCTGCCCGACGCCTACCGGGGCCGGGCGTACGGCATCGGCCGCGCCGCGTTGCGCTCGTCACAGGGCGGCGGCATGGCGGTGGCCGGCGTCGTGGCGCACGCCGTGGGCTCGGTCACCGCGACGATCGCGGGCGCGGGGGGAATCGGGCTGCTGCTCGCCACCCAGGCGACTGTCTCCTGGCGGCGCGCACGCGCGCGCAACGACCCCGAAGCGGTGGCCATTTGA
- the rlmB gene encoding 23S rRNA (guanosine(2251)-2'-O)-methyltransferase RlmB — MAGNSRRRGAMRNPGSKKGAVVGSGGQKSKGLQGKGPTPKASDRPNHPAYRRAQAGAKAEQARTQRRKAAENGPETVAGRNPVVECLRAEIPATALYVALGIDADDRVAEAVQLAAGRGISVLEVQRGELDRITGGAMHQGLGLQVPPYEYAEPRDLLRIAQQSGAHPLLVALDGVTDPRNLGAVVRSAAAFGAHGVVLPQRRSASVTAVAWRTSAGTAARVPIAIATNLTRQLREWAEAGLMIVGLDADGSVDIDGLDLATGPLVVVVGSEGRGLSRLVRETCDQTVSIPMASGVESLNASVAAGVVLAEVARRRRLDARG; from the coding sequence GTGGCAGGAAACTCACGACGTCGGGGTGCGATGCGCAACCCCGGCTCGAAGAAGGGCGCGGTCGTCGGTTCCGGCGGCCAGAAGTCCAAGGGACTCCAGGGCAAGGGTCCGACTCCCAAGGCGTCGGACCGGCCCAACCACCCGGCGTACCGGCGCGCGCAGGCCGGTGCGAAGGCCGAGCAGGCCCGGACGCAACGGCGTAAGGCGGCCGAGAACGGTCCGGAGACCGTGGCCGGGCGCAACCCGGTCGTCGAATGCCTGCGTGCGGAGATCCCGGCGACGGCCCTGTACGTGGCGTTGGGCATCGACGCGGACGACCGGGTCGCCGAGGCCGTGCAGCTCGCGGCCGGGCGGGGCATCTCCGTGCTGGAGGTGCAGCGCGGCGAGCTGGACCGGATCACGGGTGGCGCGATGCACCAGGGCCTCGGGCTCCAGGTGCCGCCGTACGAGTACGCGGAGCCGCGCGACCTGCTGCGGATCGCCCAGCAGTCGGGGGCGCACCCGCTGCTGGTGGCGTTGGACGGCGTGACCGACCCGCGCAACCTCGGTGCCGTGGTGCGGTCGGCCGCGGCGTTCGGCGCGCACGGCGTCGTGCTGCCCCAGCGGCGGTCGGCGAGCGTGACCGCGGTGGCGTGGCGGACCAGTGCGGGCACGGCGGCACGGGTGCCGATCGCGATCGCCACCAACCTGACCCGGCAGCTGCGCGAGTGGGCCGAAGCCGGCCTGATGATCGTCGGTCTGGACGCGGACGGGTCCGTCGACATCGACGGTCTCGACCTGGCCACCGGGCCGCTGGTGGTCGTCGTGGGGTCCGAGGGCCGCGGGCTCTCGCGGCTGGTGCGGGAGACGTGCGACCAGACCGTGTCGATCCCGATGGCGTCGGGTGTCGAGTCGCTCAACGCGTCGGTCGCGGCGGGCGTGGTGCTGGCCGAGGTGGCGCGGCGCCGCCGGCTGGACGCGCGGGGCTGA